In Scylla paramamosain isolate STU-SP2022 unplaced genomic scaffold, ASM3559412v1 Contig8, whole genome shotgun sequence, a single window of DNA contains:
- the LOC135096867 gene encoding uncharacterized protein LOC135096867 codes for MTGSGGEYPSSRTGGGCGYASSKTSGGGGFLSSRIGGGNGYPPCRTGGGGGYPSSSTGDGQGGGYSAFRTGGGCGYPSSRTGDSHGGGYPPCRTGGGGGYPFSRTAADSALVQAYCWAESHLGNLALFCAILTPSCYESWTLG; via the exons atgacaggtagtggcggtgaatacccgtccagcaggacaggtggtggctgtggataCGCGTCCAGCAAgacaagtggtggcggtggattcctgtccagcaggataggtggtggtaatggatacccgccctgcaggacaggtggtggcggtggatacccgtccagcagcaCAGGTGATGGTCAAGGCGGTGGATACTCGGCcttcaggacaggtggtggctgtggatacccgtccagcaggacaggtgatagtcacggcggtggatacccgccctgcaggacaggtggtggcggtggatacccgttcagcaggacag CGGCCGACTCTGCCCTGGTGCAGGCATACTGCTGGGCTGAGTCCCACCTGGGGAACCTCGCCCTGTTCTGTGCgatcctcaccccctcctgctaCGAGAGCTGGACGTTGGGGTAA
- the LOC135096830 gene encoding uncharacterized protein LOC135096830 isoform X8, protein MYWCFGWPRKSISNTQRSSMPLTPSSSPSSLWVLVALSWMEQFSWIYLPENNLSTIPVDVVISEVSVRYQLAAQVSVVPAGWHLHFVSPGNQVCADRLAAGVGTAVAVTHMTSLVPIQTTWLPQGQACVILTLPLPLHLPLHYIWNLVEYMYSDPSLMCLVVYPENLEIQENSVTKNLQMNVIGWLMAAPQVNPEITGLKYSKMSALEKLCLELKAAVTIRKEQSCNKSSKYFVKKVYVEGNLLHCSQENSGTHDCLQDPQRIGRHKFNLG, encoded by the exons ATGTACTGGTGTTTTG gatgGCCAAGGAAATCCATCTCAAATACCCAGAGATCCTCCATGCCGctcaccccttcttcctctccctcaagtTTGTGGGTGCTGGTGGCTCTCTCCTGGATGGAGCAGTTTTCGTG GATCTATTTACCTGAGAACAACTTGTCAACAATTCCTGTGGATGTCGTCATCAGCGAGGTCAGTGTTAGATACCAACTTGCTGCTCAGGTGTCTGTTGTACCTGCTGGTTGGCATCTCCACTTTGTCTCTCCTGGTAACcaagtat GTGCTGACAGATTAGCAGCAGGAGTGGGAACTGCAGTGGCTGTAACTCATATGACTTCACTGGTACCAATCCAGACCACCTGGCTTCCCCAGGGACAGGCTTGTGTCATCCTGACCTTACCTCTACCTTTACATCTACCACTGCACTACATTTGGAATCTGGTTGAGTACATGTACTCAGACCCAagcctgatgt GCTTGGTGGTGTATCCTGAAAATTTGGAGATCCAGGAGAACTCTGTCACCAAGAACCTGCAAATGAATGTCATTGGGTGGCTGATGGCAGCTCCTCAAGTGAAcccagag ATCACTGGGCTAAAGTACAGCAAGATGAGTGCCTTGGAGAAGCTGTGCCTTGAGTTGAAGGCTGCAGTCACCATCAGAAAAGAGCAAAGCTGCAACAAGTCATCCAAGTACTTTGTCAAGAAGGTTTATGTTGAAGGCAACCTCCTGCACTGCTCTCAGGAGAACAGTGGGACTCATGACTGCCTCCAAGACCCACAGAGGATTGGAAGGCATAAATTCAATCTTGGATAA
- the LOC135096830 gene encoding uncharacterized protein LOC135096830 isoform X1 — MAKEIHLKYPEILHAAHPFFLSLKFVGAGGSLLDGAVFVVRHTRNLNSHALGLMGTVFKEKESGLWIYLPENNLSTIPVDVVISEVSVRYQLAAQVSVVPAGWHLHFVSPGNQVCADRLAAGVGTAVAVTHMTSLVPIQTTWLPQGQACVILTLPLPLHLPLHYIWNLVEYMYSDPSLMCLVVYPENLEIQENSVTKNLQMNVIGWLMAAPQVNPEITGLKYSKMSALEKLCLELKAAVTIRKEQSCNKSSKYFVKKVYVEGNLLHCSQENSGTHDCLQDPQRIGRHKFNLG, encoded by the exons atgGCCAAGGAAATCCATCTCAAATACCCAGAGATCCTCCATGCCGctcaccccttcttcctctccctcaagtTTGTGGGTGCTGGTGGCTCTCTCCTGGATGGAGCAGTTTTCGTGGTGAGACACACAAGAAACCTCAACTCTCATGCCTTGGGTCTTAtgggaactgttttcaaagagaaAGAGTCTGGTTTGTG GATCTATTTACCTGAGAACAACTTGTCAACAATTCCTGTGGATGTCGTCATCAGCGAGGTCAGTGTTAGATACCAACTTGCTGCTCAGGTGTCTGTTGTACCTGCTGGTTGGCATCTCCACTTTGTCTCTCCTGGTAACcaagtat GTGCTGACAGATTAGCAGCAGGAGTGGGAACTGCAGTGGCTGTAACTCATATGACTTCACTGGTACCAATCCAGACCACCTGGCTTCCCCAGGGACAGGCTTGTGTCATCCTGACCTTACCTCTACCTTTACATCTACCACTGCACTACATTTGGAATCTGGTTGAGTACATGTACTCAGACCCAagcctgatgt GCTTGGTGGTGTATCCTGAAAATTTGGAGATCCAGGAGAACTCTGTCACCAAGAACCTGCAAATGAATGTCATTGGGTGGCTGATGGCAGCTCCTCAAGTGAAcccagag ATCACTGGGCTAAAGTACAGCAAGATGAGTGCCTTGGAGAAGCTGTGCCTTGAGTTGAAGGCTGCAGTCACCATCAGAAAAGAGCAAAGCTGCAACAAGTCATCCAAGTACTTTGTCAAGAAGGTTTATGTTGAAGGCAACCTCCTGCACTGCTCTCAGGAGAACAGTGGGACTCATGACTGCCTCCAAGACCCACAGAGGATTGGAAGGCATAAATTCAATCTTGGATAA
- the LOC135096830 gene encoding uncharacterized protein LOC135096830 isoform X6: MAKEIHLKYPEILHAAHPFFLSLKFVGAGGSLLDGAVFVVRHTRNLNSHALGLMGTVFKEKESGLWIYLPENNLSTIPVDVVISEVSVRYQLAAQVSVVPAGWHLHFVSPGNQVCLVVYPENLEIQENSVTKNLQMNVIGWLMAAPQVNPEITGLKYSKMSALEKLCLELKAAVTIRKEQSCNKSSKYFVKKVYVEGNLLHCSQENSGTHDCLQDPQRIGRHKFNLG; encoded by the exons atgGCCAAGGAAATCCATCTCAAATACCCAGAGATCCTCCATGCCGctcaccccttcttcctctccctcaagtTTGTGGGTGCTGGTGGCTCTCTCCTGGATGGAGCAGTTTTCGTGGTGAGACACACAAGAAACCTCAACTCTCATGCCTTGGGTCTTAtgggaactgttttcaaagagaaAGAGTCTGGTTTGTG GATCTATTTACCTGAGAACAACTTGTCAACAATTCCTGTGGATGTCGTCATCAGCGAGGTCAGTGTTAGATACCAACTTGCTGCTCAGGTGTCTGTTGTACCTGCTGGTTGGCATCTCCACTTTGTCTCTCCTGGTAACcaagtat GCTTGGTGGTGTATCCTGAAAATTTGGAGATCCAGGAGAACTCTGTCACCAAGAACCTGCAAATGAATGTCATTGGGTGGCTGATGGCAGCTCCTCAAGTGAAcccagag ATCACTGGGCTAAAGTACAGCAAGATGAGTGCCTTGGAGAAGCTGTGCCTTGAGTTGAAGGCTGCAGTCACCATCAGAAAAGAGCAAAGCTGCAACAAGTCATCCAAGTACTTTGTCAAGAAGGTTTATGTTGAAGGCAACCTCCTGCACTGCTCTCAGGAGAACAGTGGGACTCATGACTGCCTCCAAGACCCACAGAGGATTGGAAGGCATAAATTCAATCTTGGATAA
- the LOC135096830 gene encoding uncharacterized protein LOC135096830 isoform X7, translated as MAKEIHLKYPEILHAAHPFFLSLKFVGAGGSLLDGAVFVVRHTRNLNSHALGLMGTVFKEKESGLWIYLPENNLSTIPVDVVISEVSVRYQLAAQVSVVPAGWHLHFVSPGLVVYPENLEIQENSVTKNLQMNVIGWLMAAPQVNPEITGLKYSKMSALEKLCLELKAAVTIRKEQSCNKSSKYFVKKVYVEGNLLHCSQENSGTHDCLQDPQRIGRHKFNLG; from the exons atgGCCAAGGAAATCCATCTCAAATACCCAGAGATCCTCCATGCCGctcaccccttcttcctctccctcaagtTTGTGGGTGCTGGTGGCTCTCTCCTGGATGGAGCAGTTTTCGTGGTGAGACACACAAGAAACCTCAACTCTCATGCCTTGGGTCTTAtgggaactgttttcaaagagaaAGAGTCTGGTTTGTG GATCTATTTACCTGAGAACAACTTGTCAACAATTCCTGTGGATGTCGTCATCAGCGAGGTCAGTGTTAGATACCAACTTGCTGCTCAGGTGTCTGTTGTACCTGCTGGTTGGCATCTCCACTTTGTCTCTCCTG GCTTGGTGGTGTATCCTGAAAATTTGGAGATCCAGGAGAACTCTGTCACCAAGAACCTGCAAATGAATGTCATTGGGTGGCTGATGGCAGCTCCTCAAGTGAAcccagag ATCACTGGGCTAAAGTACAGCAAGATGAGTGCCTTGGAGAAGCTGTGCCTTGAGTTGAAGGCTGCAGTCACCATCAGAAAAGAGCAAAGCTGCAACAAGTCATCCAAGTACTTTGTCAAGAAGGTTTATGTTGAAGGCAACCTCCTGCACTGCTCTCAGGAGAACAGTGGGACTCATGACTGCCTCCAAGACCCACAGAGGATTGGAAGGCATAAATTCAATCTTGGATAA
- the LOC135096830 gene encoding uncharacterized protein LOC135096830 isoform X3 — protein MAKEIHLKYPEILHAAHPFFLSLKFVGAGGSLLDGAVFVVRHTRNLNSHALGLMGTVFKEKESGLWIYLPENNLSTIPVDVVISEVSVRYQLAAQVSVVPAGWHLHFVSPGNQTTWLPQGQACVILTLPLPLHLPLHYIWNLVEYMYSDPSLMCLVVYPENLEIQENSVTKNLQMNVIGWLMAAPQVNPEITGLKYSKMSALEKLCLELKAAVTIRKEQSCNKSSKYFVKKVYVEGNLLHCSQENSGTHDCLQDPQRIGRHKFNLG, from the exons atgGCCAAGGAAATCCATCTCAAATACCCAGAGATCCTCCATGCCGctcaccccttcttcctctccctcaagtTTGTGGGTGCTGGTGGCTCTCTCCTGGATGGAGCAGTTTTCGTGGTGAGACACACAAGAAACCTCAACTCTCATGCCTTGGGTCTTAtgggaactgttttcaaagagaaAGAGTCTGGTTTGTG GATCTATTTACCTGAGAACAACTTGTCAACAATTCCTGTGGATGTCGTCATCAGCGAGGTCAGTGTTAGATACCAACTTGCTGCTCAGGTGTCTGTTGTACCTGCTGGTTGGCATCTCCACTTTGTCTCTCCTGGTAACcaa ACCACCTGGCTTCCCCAGGGACAGGCTTGTGTCATCCTGACCTTACCTCTACCTTTACATCTACCACTGCACTACATTTGGAATCTGGTTGAGTACATGTACTCAGACCCAagcctgatgt GCTTGGTGGTGTATCCTGAAAATTTGGAGATCCAGGAGAACTCTGTCACCAAGAACCTGCAAATGAATGTCATTGGGTGGCTGATGGCAGCTCCTCAAGTGAAcccagag ATCACTGGGCTAAAGTACAGCAAGATGAGTGCCTTGGAGAAGCTGTGCCTTGAGTTGAAGGCTGCAGTCACCATCAGAAAAGAGCAAAGCTGCAACAAGTCATCCAAGTACTTTGTCAAGAAGGTTTATGTTGAAGGCAACCTCCTGCACTGCTCTCAGGAGAACAGTGGGACTCATGACTGCCTCCAAGACCCACAGAGGATTGGAAGGCATAAATTCAATCTTGGATAA
- the LOC135096830 gene encoding uncharacterized protein LOC135096830 isoform X4 has product MAKEIHLKYPEILHAAHPFFLSLKFVGAGGSLLDGAVFVVRHTRNLNSHALGLMGTVFKEKESGLWIYLPENNLSTIPVDVVISEVSVRYQLAAQVSVVPAGWHLHFVSPGNQGQACVILTLPLPLHLPLHYIWNLVEYMYSDPSLMCLVVYPENLEIQENSVTKNLQMNVIGWLMAAPQVNPEITGLKYSKMSALEKLCLELKAAVTIRKEQSCNKSSKYFVKKVYVEGNLLHCSQENSGTHDCLQDPQRIGRHKFNLG; this is encoded by the exons atgGCCAAGGAAATCCATCTCAAATACCCAGAGATCCTCCATGCCGctcaccccttcttcctctccctcaagtTTGTGGGTGCTGGTGGCTCTCTCCTGGATGGAGCAGTTTTCGTGGTGAGACACACAAGAAACCTCAACTCTCATGCCTTGGGTCTTAtgggaactgttttcaaagagaaAGAGTCTGGTTTGTG GATCTATTTACCTGAGAACAACTTGTCAACAATTCCTGTGGATGTCGTCATCAGCGAGGTCAGTGTTAGATACCAACTTGCTGCTCAGGTGTCTGTTGTACCTGCTGGTTGGCATCTCCACTTTGTCTCTCCTGGTAACcaa GGACAGGCTTGTGTCATCCTGACCTTACCTCTACCTTTACATCTACCACTGCACTACATTTGGAATCTGGTTGAGTACATGTACTCAGACCCAagcctgatgt GCTTGGTGGTGTATCCTGAAAATTTGGAGATCCAGGAGAACTCTGTCACCAAGAACCTGCAAATGAATGTCATTGGGTGGCTGATGGCAGCTCCTCAAGTGAAcccagag ATCACTGGGCTAAAGTACAGCAAGATGAGTGCCTTGGAGAAGCTGTGCCTTGAGTTGAAGGCTGCAGTCACCATCAGAAAAGAGCAAAGCTGCAACAAGTCATCCAAGTACTTTGTCAAGAAGGTTTATGTTGAAGGCAACCTCCTGCACTGCTCTCAGGAGAACAGTGGGACTCATGACTGCCTCCAAGACCCACAGAGGATTGGAAGGCATAAATTCAATCTTGGATAA
- the LOC135096830 gene encoding uncharacterized protein LOC135096830 isoform X2 — translation MAKEIHLKYPEILHAAHPFFLSLKFVGAGGSLLDGAVFVVRHTRNLNSHALGLMGTVFKEKESGLWIYLPENNLSTIPVDVVISEVSVRYQLAAQVSVVPAGWHLHFVSPGADRLAAGVGTAVAVTHMTSLVPIQTTWLPQGQACVILTLPLPLHLPLHYIWNLVEYMYSDPSLMCLVVYPENLEIQENSVTKNLQMNVIGWLMAAPQVNPEITGLKYSKMSALEKLCLELKAAVTIRKEQSCNKSSKYFVKKVYVEGNLLHCSQENSGTHDCLQDPQRIGRHKFNLG, via the exons atgGCCAAGGAAATCCATCTCAAATACCCAGAGATCCTCCATGCCGctcaccccttcttcctctccctcaagtTTGTGGGTGCTGGTGGCTCTCTCCTGGATGGAGCAGTTTTCGTGGTGAGACACACAAGAAACCTCAACTCTCATGCCTTGGGTCTTAtgggaactgttttcaaagagaaAGAGTCTGGTTTGTG GATCTATTTACCTGAGAACAACTTGTCAACAATTCCTGTGGATGTCGTCATCAGCGAGGTCAGTGTTAGATACCAACTTGCTGCTCAGGTGTCTGTTGTACCTGCTGGTTGGCATCTCCACTTTGTCTCTCCTG GTGCTGACAGATTAGCAGCAGGAGTGGGAACTGCAGTGGCTGTAACTCATATGACTTCACTGGTACCAATCCAGACCACCTGGCTTCCCCAGGGACAGGCTTGTGTCATCCTGACCTTACCTCTACCTTTACATCTACCACTGCACTACATTTGGAATCTGGTTGAGTACATGTACTCAGACCCAagcctgatgt GCTTGGTGGTGTATCCTGAAAATTTGGAGATCCAGGAGAACTCTGTCACCAAGAACCTGCAAATGAATGTCATTGGGTGGCTGATGGCAGCTCCTCAAGTGAAcccagag ATCACTGGGCTAAAGTACAGCAAGATGAGTGCCTTGGAGAAGCTGTGCCTTGAGTTGAAGGCTGCAGTCACCATCAGAAAAGAGCAAAGCTGCAACAAGTCATCCAAGTACTTTGTCAAGAAGGTTTATGTTGAAGGCAACCTCCTGCACTGCTCTCAGGAGAACAGTGGGACTCATGACTGCCTCCAAGACCCACAGAGGATTGGAAGGCATAAATTCAATCTTGGATAA
- the LOC135096830 gene encoding uncharacterized protein LOC135096830 isoform X5, which produces MAKEIHLKYPEILHAAHPFFLSLKFVGAGGSLLDGAVFVVRHTRNLNSHALGLMGTVFKEKESGLWIYLPENNLSTIPVDVVISEGQACVILTLPLPLHLPLHYIWNLVEYMYSDPSLMCLVVYPENLEIQENSVTKNLQMNVIGWLMAAPQVNPEITGLKYSKMSALEKLCLELKAAVTIRKEQSCNKSSKYFVKKVYVEGNLLHCSQENSGTHDCLQDPQRIGRHKFNLG; this is translated from the exons atgGCCAAGGAAATCCATCTCAAATACCCAGAGATCCTCCATGCCGctcaccccttcttcctctccctcaagtTTGTGGGTGCTGGTGGCTCTCTCCTGGATGGAGCAGTTTTCGTGGTGAGACACACAAGAAACCTCAACTCTCATGCCTTGGGTCTTAtgggaactgttttcaaagagaaAGAGTCTGGTTTGTG GATCTATTTACCTGAGAACAACTTGTCAACAATTCCTGTGGATGTCGTCATCAGCGAG GGACAGGCTTGTGTCATCCTGACCTTACCTCTACCTTTACATCTACCACTGCACTACATTTGGAATCTGGTTGAGTACATGTACTCAGACCCAagcctgatgt GCTTGGTGGTGTATCCTGAAAATTTGGAGATCCAGGAGAACTCTGTCACCAAGAACCTGCAAATGAATGTCATTGGGTGGCTGATGGCAGCTCCTCAAGTGAAcccagag ATCACTGGGCTAAAGTACAGCAAGATGAGTGCCTTGGAGAAGCTGTGCCTTGAGTTGAAGGCTGCAGTCACCATCAGAAAAGAGCAAAGCTGCAACAAGTCATCCAAGTACTTTGTCAAGAAGGTTTATGTTGAAGGCAACCTCCTGCACTGCTCTCAGGAGAACAGTGGGACTCATGACTGCCTCCAAGACCCACAGAGGATTGGAAGGCATAAATTCAATCTTGGATAA
- the LOC135096830 gene encoding uncharacterized protein LOC135096830 isoform X9: MPLTPSSSPSSLWVLVALSWMEQFSWIYLPENNLSTIPVDVVISEGQACVILTLPLPLHLPLHYIWNLVEYMYSDPSLMCLVVYPENLEIQENSVTKNLQMNVIGWLMAAPQVNPEITGLKYSKMSALEKLCLELKAAVTIRKEQSCNKSSKYFVKKVYVEGNLLHCSQENSGTHDCLQDPQRIGRHKFNLG, translated from the exons ATGCCGctcaccccttcttcctctccctcaagtTTGTGGGTGCTGGTGGCTCTCTCCTGGATGGAGCAGTTTTCGTG GATCTATTTACCTGAGAACAACTTGTCAACAATTCCTGTGGATGTCGTCATCAGCGAG GGACAGGCTTGTGTCATCCTGACCTTACCTCTACCTTTACATCTACCACTGCACTACATTTGGAATCTGGTTGAGTACATGTACTCAGACCCAagcctgatgt GCTTGGTGGTGTATCCTGAAAATTTGGAGATCCAGGAGAACTCTGTCACCAAGAACCTGCAAATGAATGTCATTGGGTGGCTGATGGCAGCTCCTCAAGTGAAcccagag ATCACTGGGCTAAAGTACAGCAAGATGAGTGCCTTGGAGAAGCTGTGCCTTGAGTTGAAGGCTGCAGTCACCATCAGAAAAGAGCAAAGCTGCAACAAGTCATCCAAGTACTTTGTCAAGAAGGTTTATGTTGAAGGCAACCTCCTGCACTGCTCTCAGGAGAACAGTGGGACTCATGACTGCCTCCAAGACCCACAGAGGATTGGAAGGCATAAATTCAATCTTGGATAA
- the LOC135096830 gene encoding uncharacterized protein LOC135096830 isoform X10: MPLTPSSSPSSLWVLVALSWMEQFSWIYLPENNLSTIPVDVVISEVSVRYQLAAQVSVVPAGWHLHFVSPGNQVCADRLAAGVGTAVAVTHMTSLVPIQTTWLPQGQACVILTLPLPLHLPLHYIWNLVEYMYSDPSLMCLVVYPENLEIQENSVTKNLQMNVIGWLMAAPQVNPEITGLKYSKMSALEKLCLELKAAVTIRKEQSCNKSSKYFVKKVYVEGNLLHCSQENSGTHDCLQDPQRIGRHKFNLG; the protein is encoded by the exons ATGCCGctcaccccttcttcctctccctcaagtTTGTGGGTGCTGGTGGCTCTCTCCTGGATGGAGCAGTTTTCGTG GATCTATTTACCTGAGAACAACTTGTCAACAATTCCTGTGGATGTCGTCATCAGCGAGGTCAGTGTTAGATACCAACTTGCTGCTCAGGTGTCTGTTGTACCTGCTGGTTGGCATCTCCACTTTGTCTCTCCTGGTAACcaagtat GTGCTGACAGATTAGCAGCAGGAGTGGGAACTGCAGTGGCTGTAACTCATATGACTTCACTGGTACCAATCCAGACCACCTGGCTTCCCCAGGGACAGGCTTGTGTCATCCTGACCTTACCTCTACCTTTACATCTACCACTGCACTACATTTGGAATCTGGTTGAGTACATGTACTCAGACCCAagcctgatgt GCTTGGTGGTGTATCCTGAAAATTTGGAGATCCAGGAGAACTCTGTCACCAAGAACCTGCAAATGAATGTCATTGGGTGGCTGATGGCAGCTCCTCAAGTGAAcccagag ATCACTGGGCTAAAGTACAGCAAGATGAGTGCCTTGGAGAAGCTGTGCCTTGAGTTGAAGGCTGCAGTCACCATCAGAAAAGAGCAAAGCTGCAACAAGTCATCCAAGTACTTTGTCAAGAAGGTTTATGTTGAAGGCAACCTCCTGCACTGCTCTCAGGAGAACAGTGGGACTCATGACTGCCTCCAAGACCCACAGAGGATTGGAAGGCATAAATTCAATCTTGGATAA